The Camelina sativa cultivar DH55 chromosome 16, Cs, whole genome shotgun sequence sequence ATAAAATGCAACAATGCCTTTGGAAGAAGCaatctttcttttaagattcgTCAGCTTCCTACCCGCTTGACCGTTTCCTGCGCTGTAAGACACTcatctttgtctcttcttctctcatatatatatatatatatgatgatgtgtTCCCAATTCACATTTACATGCCAAAACGTTACTTTAGAAGTTTCAGCAATgcgttttgttttgtaatgatCATGGTTTCTTGACTTGATTGATGGTAAACACAGGCTAAACCTGAGACAGTGGACAGGGTGTGCGCAATTGTCAAGAAGCAACTCTCACTTAATGATGATACCATGAAAGTTGAGGCTGCCACCAAATTTGTTGATCTTGGTGCTGATTCTCTCGACACGGTAATTCTTTTTGTCTTACTTCCATCCGCTCTAACAACAACCATCGACTTTCAACTCCCTGTTGCATAACTATATGATGTGTTTATTGTAGAAGCAACAATTGGAAATATATAACTAGATATACATATCCATATGATGTGTTTATTGTAGAAGCAACAATCAGAAATATAGAAGTAGATATTTAATATGTTCTCATCATCTTATGTGTTTGGGTTTCACAGGTGGAGATTGTGATGGGACTAGAGGAAGAGTTTGGGATCGAAATGGATGAGGAGAAAGCACAGACAATCACCACAGTTGAGAAAGCAGCTGAGCTTATCGATGAGCTCTTGTTGGAAAAGGCCAAGTAGAAATCGTTTATTGCCATTACCAAAAATGAAAACACGAAAACCCAAACCCCCCAGTATCTTCTTATTGTTTCGTAAGCTATAGAGCGATTGTGTCCGTTGAGACTTATTCTATTTTGGGAAAATTATTACAAGACTTTGTATTTCTTCTAGAACTTTTTACTCCACCTTGCAAGTTATCTTTGCCAAGATATCAAGTATCTTATTGCTTATTTTATCTCTGGTATGCAACTGCTACAAATTCTTGAGTTGCAACATGATGCATCTTCAAAGTTAGCTTACAACTCAAGAATTTTGAATACTTTTATTGTTCAAAT is a genomic window containing:
- the LOC104750283 gene encoding acyl carrier protein 2, chloroplastic-like, translated to MASSIAASTSLQARPRQLAIAVINPIKCNNAFGRSNLSFKIRQLPTRLTVSCAAKPETVDRVCAIVKKQLSLNDDTMKVEAATKFVDLGADSLDTVEIVMGLEEEFGIEMDEEKAQTITTVEKAAELIDELLLEKAK